A stretch of DNA from Salvia splendens isolate huo1 unplaced genomic scaffold, SspV2 ctg469, whole genome shotgun sequence:
CCCTCAATTCGGAATCGGCCTTCCGGCGCGGGCTACGAGATCGACGATGGTCTCAGTCTCGGGGCGGGGGATGAGAACGCCTTCCTCGACGCTGAGGATGAGATCGCGCCAGTACTCGCACCCAACCACGTACTGAAACGGCCGCCTCTCCTCGATCCTCTGCCTCCACAGCTCGTACATTTCCTCCAATCGCGCCTTAATTGCCACCTCCGCCGAGGCATTGCTTTCCGTCGAGAGTAGGGCGGGGTGCTCGAAGGCGTCCTCGACCAGCCAATTGAGCTCGCGGAGGAGGAGGGAGGAGTCTGGGCCGCCGTCGAGGGCGGAGAAAGTGGAGCCCACGGAGGAGGCCTGGGTTTTGGCCCACGCGTGCCATCGATTGAGGTCCGAGAGAGTGGCGCGGAAGGCAGGGGGGCGGAGGTGGAGGGGAGTCTGGGGCTTCGGTGGCGCGGCCGCAGCCGAGCAGAAGGCGGGTCGCCGGAGCGAGAAGACGGGTTGGAGTATGGAGAAGAGAGAGGCGCGACTGGACTTCATCGCTGCTGCTAAACTAAACTCTCCTCGCTTTAGCCCATTGCCTTTTCTTATTTGTTTGGGCCGGCCCAGCCCTCACTTTAGCCATTTCCTTTTCTTATTTGTTTGGGCCGGCCCAGCCGTTGCTTGATCATACAAACATTTTTCAATCGGataaattgaaatttattttaaaataaattattcttTCAAATATTTATGTGATTGTTATGTTGCGACAAAATACATTTGTTAATCGGCAATCGGATTGCAATAAATATGaggattttcttttatttggaCAATACAGCTGTAAAGAGGGGGTGACCACAACATATTGCTTTATTTGTAGGGGCATTTTCTCCTTAATCATATGTACATATCCAACGACCAACCTTATCTGCAATTTTTTTTCACATTCTATGATAAATCTTTTataatttccattttgtttcCTTCCCAGAAACAATAATATTTTGCATTCTTGTGTTTATATCCTTCTGGATTTTGCATTTTGCATACATTATATATGATGGCCAGTCCCATTCAATTCACAATTTCACACtctatttattgttttttttttgtttgaccaTAATGGTATCGAATCTGGTACCTCAAGGTCACAATGGCTCTGCGTTACCAACTGCGCTACAATCAATTGTTTATTTATTATCCTTTTGATCCTTTTGATTTCATATTATACTGACTTCTATTTAGAATTATCGCGGACAGGAATATCATGCATGAATGAACTAGTGATAATTAGTCCTTAATGGAACATTTATTTTCGGCTGAAAACAAAAATGATGAGGGTTAATGAGAATATTTTGGTACTATTAAACTATAAACTGTCATTTACAAaacctaaaatttatataaaaaaactacttTATGAATATAGGAAGTAGTACTAAATAATAGGAAGTAGTAGTACTTTAACAACTTTCTtctataaatttttataatttattcctattttataattatatttatattaaaactcttattaatcataaattacttaaaaaattttttaagtatattttgaaaatatagccctTACTAATGTTTATCTCTGCGTCCGTTCATgtacatcaataaaataaaaaataatgtgaGGGTCCTTAATGAGGTTATTAAATTGTTGGACGTGCATTGATGAATAACACACACAATTCACTTATTCTTGCATTAGAAACACTTCGACACGAATGAGAAAAGAATTAATTATTAATGTGTAGTACTATTAAATAACGATGTTGATTGCAAGGAACGGCTAATTATTGTTTGGTTATAGCTTCATGCTGCTATTATTTTGGTATCGTTTCAACCTCTTCTACTTGTCATTTCCTCTTTCAACTTTCAACTAACTATTTAATTATCATTATATGTATAGGATTTCTAATGAGGAAAATTTGCAACACAAGAAAAATAGTAAAGAGAAGTGAAATGTAGATTACTACTACCATTTGAAATTTATTAGTAAAACACTAGGGATTACAAGATGGATCGGATTACTAATTAAGCAAgctattcaatcaattaatctTGTTTTCTAATTAACTTTTATCCCCCATAATTCCACATACTATATATACATAAtgtgaataattaattaagacaTACGctttcaatttattattctaatttattcagtttttttttttctatctgtTTAGTTTTTTATCcacttttatctttttttcttttactttatcaatttgtACTAAAACTCTTATTGTCTGTCTATTAATAGACTATTATTTTTTAGATGGataaaatgtaaaattatagtactccgTATGACGGAATATTTACCGTTATTAATATGAACGGCATGGATCATACATTCGTTTATTGAGGTCAATGCTTCGTTGAGGTACGtaccaaaataaatatttaaattaataatgcTGTCGTCTTCCTTTACTCATTTCTCAAGTGGTTAATGCATTTCCCATGCATATGAGtactttattttcaaaattcaaaggGACGTTAATTAGTTTAATTACTCTCTCGGTTCCGCAATAGTGGGTGCATTGCTTTTCACTGCCAcgtgatttaaaa
This window harbors:
- the LOC121790305 gene encoding release factor glutamine methyltransferase-like, giving the protein MKSSRASLFSILQPVFSLRRPAFCSAAAAPPKPQTPLHLRPPAFRATLSDLNRWHAWAKTQASSVGSTFSALDGGPDSSLLLRELNWLVEDAFEHPALLSTESNASAEVAIKARLEEMYELWRQRIEERRPFQYVVGCEYWRDLILSVEEGVLIPRPETETIVDLVARAGRPIPN